One part of the Arabidopsis thaliana chromosome 4, partial sequence genome encodes these proteins:
- a CDS encoding Tetratricopeptide repeat (TPR)-like superfamily protein (Tetratricopeptide repeat (TPR)-like superfamily protein; FUNCTIONS IN: binding; INVOLVED IN: biological_process unknown; LOCATED IN: cellular_component unknown; EXPRESSED IN: 23 plant structures; EXPRESSED DURING: 14 growth stages; CONTAINS InterPro DOMAIN/s: Tetratricopeptide TPR-1 (InterPro:IPR001440), Tetratricopeptide-like helical (InterPro:IPR011990), Tetratricopeptide repeat-containing (InterPro:IPR013026), Tetratricopeptide repeat (InterPro:IPR019734); Has 35333 Blast hits to 34131 proteins in 2444 species: Archae - 798; Bacteria - 22429; Metazoa - 974; Fungi - 991; Plants - 531; Viruses - 0; Other Eukaryotes - 9610 (source: NCBI BLink).), translated as MVEESASASEASVIQTLTEPATEIAQTLEPNLASIEATVESVVQGGTESTCNNDANNNNAADSAATEVCDEEREKTLEFAEELTEKGSVFLKENDFAEAVDCFSRALEIRVAHYGELDAECINAYYRYGLALLAKAQAEADPLGNMPKKEGEVQQESSNGESLAPSVVSGDPERQGSSSGQEGSGGKDQGEDGEDCQDDDLSDADGDADEDESDLDMAWKMLDIARVITDKQSTETMEKVDILCSLAEVSLEREDIESSLSDYKNALSILERLVEPDSRRTAELNFRICICLETGCQPKEAIPYCQKALLICKARMERLSNEIKGASGSATSSTVSEIDEGIQQSSNVPYIDKSASDKEVEIGDLAGLAEDLEKKAT; from the exons ATGGTTGAAGAATCAGCTTCTGCGTCGGAAGCTTCGGTGatacaaaccctaaccgaGCCGGCGACGGAGATTGCGCAAACCCTAGAACCTAACCTAGCCTCAATCGAAGCCACCGTCGAATCGGTTGTTCAGGGAGGCACTGAATCGACTTGTAACAACGACGCTAATAACAACAACGCCGCTGACAGTGCTGCTACTGAGGTTTGTGATGAGGAGCGTGAGAAGACGCTTGAGTTCGCTGAGGAATTGACGGAGAAAGGCTCTGTGTTTTTGAAAGAGAACGATTTCGCTGAAGCCGTCGATTGCTTCAGCCGTGCTCTCGAAATCAG GGTTGCACATTATGGTGAACTTGATGCTGAGTGTATAAACGCATACTATCGATATGGATTAGCTCTCCTGGCAAAGGCTCAAGCTGAAGCTGATCCACTTGGGAACATGCCTAAGAAAGAAGGTGAAGTTCAGCAAGAGTCCAGCAATGGTGAATCGCTGGCTCCTTCTGTTGTTTCAGGTGACCCAGAGAGACAAGGGAGTTCAAGTGGGCAAGAAG GTTCTGGTGGTAAAGACCAAGGAGAGGATGGTGAAGATTGTCAAGATGATGACCTATCTGATGCTGATGGTGATGCTGATGAAGATGAGTCTGATTTGGATATGGCCTGGAAAATGCTGGACATTGCTAGGGTTATTACTGACAAACAGTCTACTGAGACAATGGAAAAAGTGGATATACTCTGTTCGCTTGCTGAAGTGTCCTTGGAAAGAG AGGACATTGAGTCTTCCCTGTCTGACTACAAGAATGCATTATCCATCTTAGAGAGACTGGTTGAGCCCGACAGTCGACGCACAGCTGAATT AAACTTCCGCATCTGCATTTGTCTTGAGACTGGATGTCAGCCTAAGGAAGCAATACCATATTGTCAAAAAGCTTTGTTAATATGCAAAGCTCGGATGGAGAGGCTCAGTAATGAAATCAAAGGTGCATCTGGTTCAGCAACTTCCTCAACCGTCTCTGAAATAGATGAAGGCATCCAACAATCATCCAATGTTCCTTACATTGATAAATCTGCTTCAGACAAAGAAGTTGAGATCGGAGACTTAGCTGGTCTCGCTGAAGATCTAGAAAAGAAGGCAA CTTGA
- a CDS encoding plasma membrane, autoregulation-binding site, misato segment II, myosin-like, tubulin/FtsZ protein (LOCATED IN: cytosol, plasma membrane; EXPRESSED IN: 20 plant structures; EXPRESSED DURING: 13 growth stages; CONTAINS InterPro DOMAIN/s: Misato Segment II, myosin-like (InterPro:IPR019605), Tubulin/FtsZ, N-terminal (InterPro:IPR019746); Has 35333 Blast hits to 34131 proteins in 2444 species: Archae - 798; Bacteria - 22429; Metazoa - 974; Fungi - 991; Plants - 531; Viruses - 0; Other Eukaryotes - 9610 (source: NCBI BLink).), which translates to MDVLYRSGETQQGVATYTPRLVSVNLKGALGTMSSRGTLYNEGSSSRSDSSATWFGDVDTQRSEPRKRNLFLQSLYEEEHVVGKEKAKEIEDKDIVGCLDEEVECWTDFSKSHYHPQSLYELNGLWMDSQAFNNYGIGKDVFSEASRGEEICDRLRFFVEECDHIQGIKFLVDDSGGFSAVAADFLENMADEYTNVPVLLYSVRTPMSQMSSKKTVSNKLHDAISFSRLSSFCKLFTPIGLPSLTGSKASKFLNLGDEKPYRSSAVYAAALHSSTIPFRMQPTSSDSSEVSNSMDVNTLVQLLTGRGRQNIVAILDSAMPAPTLAGKQLENTLLTSLQALTPEVTEDVEDNQAVESMCILGALRSEDKEALVSEVKNAVDASYEQATTKGKPLFCNLSVSRCPLPVPLPFPSIFGNLVGRKGEILSSPVSDSLYRGSLDVHSIPVATRWRSSSAILPFLETRMGNLEKLGIQWGAMGSDVVRAWGFGREELQEMRENLSKMVSELNPQFFESSDSD; encoded by the exons ATGGATGTTCTCTACCGCTCCGGTGAGACCCAGCAG GGGGTTGCTACATACACTCCTCGTTTGGTTTCAGTCAACTTAAAAG GGGCACTAGGGACCATGAGCTCACGCGGTACACTTTACAACGAAGGTTCTTCATCAAGATCAGATTCTTCAGCAACCTG GTTTGGAGATGTTGATACTCAGAGATCTGAACCTCGAAAGAGGAACTTGTTTCTGCAAAGTTTGTACGAGGAAGAACATGTAGTGGGGAAAGAAAAGGCGAAAGAGATTGAGGACAAAGATATTGTTGGATGCTTAGATGAGGAAGTTGAATGTTGGACTGACTTCTCTAAATCCCATTATCATCCTCAAAGTTTATATGAATTGAACGGATTATGGATGGACTCTCAGGCTTTTAACAATTATGGAATTGGTAAAGACGTTTTCTCTGAGGCTTCACGTGGAGAGGAAATATGTGACAGACTCCGTTTTTTCGTGGAAGAGTGTGATCATATTCAG GGTATTAAGTTCCTAGTGGATGATTCGGGAGGATTTTCCGCTGTAGCAGCGGATTTCCTTGAAAACATGGCAGATGAGTACACGAATGTACCTGTATTGCTATATTCCGTAAGGACTCCAATGTCACAGATGAGCTCGAAAAAGACAGTTTCAAACAAGCTTCACGATGCGATATCGTTTTCTCGACTCTCATCCTTTTGTAAACTCTTCACTCCAATCGGTTTACCATCTTTGACAGGAA GTAAAGcatcaaaatttcttaatcTCGGTGATGAGAAACCTTATCGAAGCAGTGCAGTGTACGCCGCTGCTCTACATTCAAGCACAATACCTTTCCGAATGCAACCCACTAGCTCAGATTCAAGTGAAGTGTCAAATTCTATGGATGTTAATACACTTGTACAGCTTTTAACGGGTCGTGGTAGACAAAACATAGTGGCGATTTTAGATTCTGCAATGCCAGCTCCTACATTAGCAGGGAAGCAATTAGAGAATACTCTTTTAACGAGTTTGCAAGCACTAACGCCGGAAGTAACTGAAGATGTAGAAGACAATCAAGCGGTTGAGTCAATGTGTATACTTGGAGCCCTTAGATCAGAAGATAAAGAAGCATTGGTTTCAGAAGTGAAGAATGCGGTTGATGCATCTTACGAACAGGCAACCACCAAAGGGAAACCGTTGTTTTGCAATCTATCGGTTTCGCGTTGTCCTCTTCCGGTACCATTACCGTTTCCTTCTATATTTGGAAACCTTGTTGGGAGGAAAGGTGAGATACTGAGCAGTCCAGTCTCGGATTCTCTCTACAGAGGCTCACTAGATGTTCACTCCATACCAGTAGCAACAAGATGGAGATCTTCAAGCGCAATTTTGCCATTTTTGGAAACTAGAATGGGGAATTTAGAGAAACTTGGGATCCAGTGGGGAGCCATGGGATCAGATGTGGTTAGGGCCTGGGGATTTGGGAGAGAAGAATTGCAGGAAATGAGGGAGAATCTGTCAAAAATGGTATCTGAGCTGAATCCTCAGTTTTTCGAATCTTCGGATTCAGATTAG
- the HCF164 gene encoding Thioredoxin superfamily protein (HIGH CHLOROPHYLL FLUORESCENCE 164 (HCF164); FUNCTIONS IN: oxidoreductase activity, acting on sulfur group of donors, disulfide as acceptor; INVOLVED IN: cytochrome b6f complex assembly; LOCATED IN: chloroplast thylakoid membrane, chloroplast, chloroplast thylakoid; EXPRESSED IN: 22 plant structures; EXPRESSED DURING: 13 growth stages; CONTAINS InterPro DOMAIN/s: Thioredoxin fold (InterPro:IPR012335), Thioredoxin, core (InterPro:IPR015467), Thioredoxin-like (InterPro:IPR017936), Thioredoxin domain (InterPro:IPR013766), Thioredoxin-like fold (InterPro:IPR012336); BEST Arabidopsis thaliana protein match is: thioredoxin X (TAIR:AT1G50320.1); Has 12708 Blast hits to 12383 proteins in 2440 species: Archae - 136; Bacteria - 7708; Metazoa - 1002; Fungi - 428; Plants - 950; Viruses - 3; Other Eukaryotes - 2481 (source: NCBI BLink).), which produces MARLVFSLNLPSSHGFNLSPRNLQSFFVTQTGAPRFRAVRCKPNPESSETKQEKLVIDNGETSSASKEVESSSSVADSSSSSSSGFPESPNKDINRRVAAVTVIAALSLFVSTRLDFGISLKDLTASALPYEEALSNGKPTVVEFYADWCEVCRELAPDVYKIEQQYKDKVNFVMLNVDNTKWEQELDEFGVEGIPHFAFLDREGNEEGNVVGRLPRQYLVENVNALAAGKQSIPYARAVGQYSSSESRKVHQVTDPLSHG; this is translated from the exons ATGGCTCGCTTAGTATTTTCTTTAAACCTTCCATCTAGTCATGGATTCAATCTCAGTCCTCGAAATCTTCAATCTTTCTTCGTTACCCAAACAGGAGCTCCACGATTTCGCGCTGTTCGTTGCAAACCAAACCCAGAATCTTCCGAAACCAAACAG GAGAAATTGGTAATAGATAATGGTGAAACTTCATCTGCATCGAAGGAAGtggaatcatcatcatctgttgctgactcttcttcttcttcttcttcgggaTTCCCTGAATCTCCCAATAAGGATATCAATAGAAGAGTTGCGGCTGTTACTGTAATCGCGGCTTTGTCGTTATTTGTATCGACAAGGCTCGATTTTGGGATTTCTTTGAAGGATTTAACCGCTTCTGCGTTGCCTTACGAGgag GCGTTATCGAATGGGAAGCCGACTGTTGTTGAGTTCTATGCAGATTGGTGTGAAGTTTGTCGAGAACTAGCTCCTGATGTTTATAAAATCGAGCAGCAATACAA GGACAAAGTTAACTTTGTGATGCTAAATGTGGACAACACGAAATGGGAGCAAGAGTTGGATGAGTTTGGTGTTGAGGGTATTCCTCATTTCGCCTTCCTCGATAGAGAAGGGAACGAAGAAGGTAATGTGGTCGGGAGGCTCCCAAGACAGTATTTAGTTGAAAATGTGAATGCGCTTGCAGCCGGGAAACAATCAATTCCTTATGCCCGAGCCGTGGGACAGTACTCAAGCTCAGAGTCTCGTAAGGTGCATCAGGTTACTGATCCCTTAAGCCATGGATAA
- a CDS encoding plasma membrane, autoregulation-binding site, misato segment II, myosin-like, tubulin/FtsZ protein (LOCATED IN: cytosol, plasma membrane; EXPRESSED IN: 20 plant structures; EXPRESSED DURING: 13 growth stages; CONTAINS InterPro DOMAIN/s: Beta tubulin, autoregulation binding site (InterPro:IPR013838), Misato Segment II, myosin-like (InterPro:IPR019605), Tubulin/FtsZ, N-terminal (InterPro:IPR019746); Has 345 Blast hits to 341 proteins in 161 species: Archae - 0; Bacteria - 0; Metazoa - 131; Fungi - 140; Plants - 55; Viruses - 0; Other Eukaryotes - 19 (source: NCBI BLink).), which produces MREIVTIQVGEFANFVGSHFWNFQDELLGLASDPESDPIFRNHNLDMDVLYRSGETQQGVATYTPRLVSVNLKGALGTMSSRGTLYNEGSSSRSDSSATWFGDVDTQRSEPRKRNLFLQSLYEEEHVVGKEKAKEIEDKDIVGCLDEEVECWTDFSKSHYHPQSLYELNGLWMDSQAFNNYGIGKDVFSEASRGEEICDRLRFFVEECDHIQGIKFLVDDSGGFSAVAADFLENMADEYTNVPVLLYSVRTPMSQMSSKKTVSNKLHDAISFSRLSSFCKLFTPIGLPSLTGSKASKFLNLGDEKPYRSSAVYAAALHSSTIPFRMQPTSSDSSEVSNSMDVNTLVQLLTGRGRQNIVAILDSAMPAPTLAGKQLENTLLTSLQALTPEVTEDVEDNQAVESMCILGALRSEDKEALVSEVKNAVDASYEQATTKGKPLFCNLSVSRCPLPVPLPFPSIFGNLVGRKGEILSSPVSDSLYRGSLDVHSIPVATRWRSSSAILPFLETRMGNLEKLGIQWGAMGSDVVRAWGFGREELQEMRENLSKMVSELNPQFFESSDSD; this is translated from the exons ATGAGAGAAATTGTGACGATTCAAGTTGGAGAATTCGCAAACTTTGTTGGCTCTCACTTTTGGAATTTCCAG GATGAATTGCTCGGATTGGCTAGTGACCCTGAAAGCGATCCAATCTTTAGAAACCATAATCTCGACATGGATGTTCTCTACCGCTCCGGTGAGACCCAGCAG GGGGTTGCTACATACACTCCTCGTTTGGTTTCAGTCAACTTAAAAG GGGCACTAGGGACCATGAGCTCACGCGGTACACTTTACAACGAAGGTTCTTCATCAAGATCAGATTCTTCAGCAACCTG GTTTGGAGATGTTGATACTCAGAGATCTGAACCTCGAAAGAGGAACTTGTTTCTGCAAAGTTTGTACGAGGAAGAACATGTAGTGGGGAAAGAAAAGGCGAAAGAGATTGAGGACAAAGATATTGTTGGATGCTTAGATGAGGAAGTTGAATGTTGGACTGACTTCTCTAAATCCCATTATCATCCTCAAAGTTTATATGAATTGAACGGATTATGGATGGACTCTCAGGCTTTTAACAATTATGGAATTGGTAAAGACGTTTTCTCTGAGGCTTCACGTGGAGAGGAAATATGTGACAGACTCCGTTTTTTCGTGGAAGAGTGTGATCATATTCAG GGTATTAAGTTCCTAGTGGATGATTCGGGAGGATTTTCCGCTGTAGCAGCGGATTTCCTTGAAAACATGGCAGATGAGTACACGAATGTACCTGTATTGCTATATTCCGTAAGGACTCCAATGTCACAGATGAGCTCGAAAAAGACAGTTTCAAACAAGCTTCACGATGCGATATCGTTTTCTCGACTCTCATCCTTTTGTAAACTCTTCACTCCAATCGGTTTACCATCTTTGACAGGAA GTAAAGcatcaaaatttcttaatcTCGGTGATGAGAAACCTTATCGAAGCAGTGCAGTGTACGCCGCTGCTCTACATTCAAGCACAATACCTTTCCGAATGCAACCCACTAGCTCAGATTCAAGTGAAGTGTCAAATTCTATGGATGTTAATACACTTGTACAGCTTTTAACGGGTCGTGGTAGACAAAACATAGTGGCGATTTTAGATTCTGCAATGCCAGCTCCTACATTAGCAGGGAAGCAATTAGAGAATACTCTTTTAACGAGTTTGCAAGCACTAACGCCGGAAGTAACTGAAGATGTAGAAGACAATCAAGCGGTTGAGTCAATGTGTATACTTGGAGCCCTTAGATCAGAAGATAAAGAAGCATTGGTTTCAGAAGTGAAGAATGCGGTTGATGCATCTTACGAACAGGCAACCACCAAAGGGAAACCGTTGTTTTGCAATCTATCGGTTTCGCGTTGTCCTCTTCCGGTACCATTACCGTTTCCTTCTATATTTGGAAACCTTGTTGGGAGGAAAGGTGAGATACTGAGCAGTCCAGTCTCGGATTCTCTCTACAGAGGCTCACTAGATGTTCACTCCATACCAGTAGCAACAAGATGGAGATCTTCAAGCGCAATTTTGCCATTTTTGGAAACTAGAATGGGGAATTTAGAGAAACTTGGGATCCAGTGGGGAGCCATGGGATCAGATGTGGTTAGGGCCTGGGGATTTGGGAGAGAAGAATTGCAGGAAATGAGGGAGAATCTGTCAAAAATGGTATCTGAGCTGAATCCTCAGTTTTTCGAATCTTCGGATTCAGATTAG
- a CDS encoding Photosystem II manganese-stabilising protein (PsbO) family (Photosystem II manganese-stabilising protein (PsbO) family; FUNCTIONS IN: calcium ion binding; INVOLVED IN: photosystem II stabilization, photosynthesis; LOCATED IN: oxygen evolving complex, extrinsic to membrane; CONTAINS InterPro DOMAIN/s: Photosystem II manganese-stabilising protein PsbO (InterPro:IPR002628); BEST Arabidopsis thaliana protein match is: PS II oxygen-evolving complex 1 (TAIR:AT5G66570.1); Has 429 Blast hits to 429 proteins in 136 species: Archae - 0; Bacteria - 140; Metazoa - 1; Fungi - 0; Plants - 159; Viruses - 0; Other Eukaryotes - 129 (source: NCBI BLink).) has translation MTSLTYTLDEIEGPFEVDYAAVTVHNFLVGSVYRSCSRSSSSWHRRGYFGPKSIPSAFTQGHVGNKSDQYQGYDNAVALPARGNNEELAKENNKITLSVTKSNPESGEVIGAFESIQPSDTDLGATTPKDVKIQGIWYCQLDE, from the exons ATGACTAGCCTTACCTACACACTCGATGAAATCGAAGGCCCTTTCGAAGTTGATTACGCAGCAGTGACAGTACACAACTTCCTGGTGGGGAGCGTGTACCGTTCTTGTTCACGATCAAGCAGCTCGTGGCATCGCAGAGGATACTTTGGTCCCAAGTCGATCCCTTCAGCATTCACCCAAGGCCACGTTGGAAATAAATCTGATC AATATCAAGGCTATGACAATGCGGTTGCATTACCTGCTAGAGGAAACAATGAGGAGCTAGCTAAGGAGAACAACAAGATCACACTTAGTGTAACAAAGAGTAATCCCGAGAGCGGTGAAGTGATTGGTGCTTTCGAGAGTATTCAACCTTCAGACACTGATTTGGGTGCTACGACTCCTAAGGATGTCAAGATTCAAGGAATCTGGTATTGCCAACTTGATGAATAA
- a CDS encoding Tetratricopeptide repeat (TPR)-like superfamily protein (Tetratricopeptide repeat (TPR)-like superfamily protein; FUNCTIONS IN: binding; INVOLVED IN: biological_process unknown; LOCATED IN: cellular_component unknown; EXPRESSED IN: 23 plant structures; EXPRESSED DURING: 14 growth stages; CONTAINS InterPro DOMAIN/s: Tetratricopeptide TPR-1 (InterPro:IPR001440), Tetratricopeptide-like helical (InterPro:IPR011990), Tetratricopeptide repeat-containing (InterPro:IPR013026), Tetratricopeptide repeat (InterPro:IPR019734); Has 30201 Blast hits to 17322 proteins in 780 species: Archae - 12; Bacteria - 1396; Metazoa - 17338; Fungi - 3422; Plants - 5037; Viruses - 0; Other Eukaryotes - 2996 (source: NCBI BLink).), whose protein sequence is MVEESASASEASVIQTLTEPATEIAQTLEPNLASIEATVESVVQGGTESTCNNDANNNNAADSAATEVCDEEREKTLEFAEELTEKGSVFLKENDFAEAVDCFSRALEIRVAHYGELDAECINAYYRYGLALLAKAQAEADPLGNMPKKEGEVQQESSNGESLAPSVVSGDPERQGSSSGQEGSGGKDQGEDGEDCQDDDLSDADGDADEDESDLDMAWKMLDIARVITDKQSTETMEKVDILCSLAEVSLEREDIESSLSDYKNALSILERLVEPDSRRTAELNFRICICLETGCQPKEAIPYCQKALLICKARMERLSNEIKGASGSATSSTVSEIDEGIQQSSNVPYIDKSASDKEVEIGDLAGLAEDLEKKLEDLKQQAENPKQVLAELMGMVSAKPNASDKVVPAAAEMSSSRMGTVNTNFGKDLESPTVSTAHTGAAGGGAASGVTHLGVVGRGVKRVLMNTTSIESSASKKPALEFSDKADGNSS, encoded by the exons ATGGTTGAAGAATCAGCTTCTGCGTCGGAAGCTTCGGTGatacaaaccctaaccgaGCCGGCGACGGAGATTGCGCAAACCCTAGAACCTAACCTAGCCTCAATCGAAGCCACCGTCGAATCGGTTGTTCAGGGAGGCACTGAATCGACTTGTAACAACGACGCTAATAACAACAACGCCGCTGACAGTGCTGCTACTGAGGTTTGTGATGAGGAGCGTGAGAAGACGCTTGAGTTCGCTGAGGAATTGACGGAGAAAGGCTCTGTGTTTTTGAAAGAGAACGATTTCGCTGAAGCCGTCGATTGCTTCAGCCGTGCTCTCGAAATCAG GGTTGCACATTATGGTGAACTTGATGCTGAGTGTATAAACGCATACTATCGATATGGATTAGCTCTCCTGGCAAAGGCTCAAGCTGAAGCTGATCCACTTGGGAACATGCCTAAGAAAGAAGGTGAAGTTCAGCAAGAGTCCAGCAATGGTGAATCGCTGGCTCCTTCTGTTGTTTCAGGTGACCCAGAGAGACAAGGGAGTTCAAGTGGGCAAGAAG GTTCTGGTGGTAAAGACCAAGGAGAGGATGGTGAAGATTGTCAAGATGATGACCTATCTGATGCTGATGGTGATGCTGATGAAGATGAGTCTGATTTGGATATGGCCTGGAAAATGCTGGACATTGCTAGGGTTATTACTGACAAACAGTCTACTGAGACAATGGAAAAAGTGGATATACTCTGTTCGCTTGCTGAAGTGTCCTTGGAAAGAG AGGACATTGAGTCTTCCCTGTCTGACTACAAGAATGCATTATCCATCTTAGAGAGACTGGTTGAGCCCGACAGTCGACGCACAGCTGAATT AAACTTCCGCATCTGCATTTGTCTTGAGACTGGATGTCAGCCTAAGGAAGCAATACCATATTGTCAAAAAGCTTTGTTAATATGCAAAGCTCGGATGGAGAGGCTCAGTAATGAAATCAAAGGTGCATCTGGTTCAGCAACTTCCTCAACCGTCTCTGAAATAGATGAAGGCATCCAACAATCATCCAATGTTCCTTACATTGATAAATCTGCTTCAGACAAAGAAGTTGAGATCGGAGACTTAGCTGGTCTCGCTGAAGATCTAGAAAAGAAG CTTGAGGATTTAAAACAACAAGCAGAGAACCCAAAGCAGGTTCTTGCTGAGCTAATGGGCATGGTATCAGCTAAGCCAAATGCCAGTGACAAGGTTGTTCCTGCTGCTGCTGAAATGAGCTCTTCTAGGATGGGAACTGTGAACACCAATTTCGGGAAAGATTTAGAGTCGCCTACAGTCTCAACCGCTCATACCGGTGCAGCAGGAGGAGGAGCAGCATCAGGTGTTACTCACTTGGGTGTTGTTGGAAGAGGAGTGAAGAGAGTTTTGATGAATACAACCTCGATTGAATCAAGTGCATCAAAGAAACCAGCTCTAGAGTTTTCAGACAAAGCAGATGGCAACTCCTCTTGA
- a CDS encoding Cold acclimation protein WCOR413 family (Cold acclimation protein WCOR413 family; CONTAINS InterPro DOMAIN/s: Cold acclimation WCOR413 (InterPro:IPR008892); BEST Arabidopsis thaliana protein match is: cold-regulated 413-plasma membrane 2 (TAIR:AT3G50830.1); Has 160 Blast hits to 157 proteins in 29 species: Archae - 0; Bacteria - 0; Metazoa - 0; Fungi - 0; Plants - 160; Viruses - 0; Other Eukaryotes - 0 (source: NCBI BLink).) — translation MGRGEFLAMKTEENAANLINSDMNEFVAAAKKLVKDVGMLGGVGFGTSVLQWAASIFAIYLLILDRTNWKTKMLTTLLVPYIFFTLPSVIFQFFSGDFGKWIALIAIIVRLFFPKEFPEWLEIPVALILIVVVSPSLIAWTLRESWVGAVICLVIACYLFHEHIKASGGFKNSFTQKNGISNTIGIVALLVYPVWTIFFHIF, via the exons atggGAAGGGGTGAGTTTTTGGCCATGAAGACTGAGGAGAACGCGGCTAACCTGATCAATTCCGATATGAATGAGTTCGTCGCCGCTGCAAAGAAGCTCGTGAAAGACGTAGGGATGCTCGGCGGGGTAGGTTTTGGCACGTCAGTCCTCCAATGGGCCGCTTCAATCTTCGCTAT TTATCTGTTGATATTGGATCGTACCAACtggaaaaccaaaatgttGACCACCCTTTTAGTACCATACATCTTTTTCACACTTCCTTCGGTTATCTTCCAGTTCTTTAG CGGAGACTTTGGGAAATGGATTGCTCTCATCGCGATCATAGTCAGGCTTTTCTTCCCTAAAGAATTTCCAG AGTGGCTAGAGATTCCGGTAGCATTGATTCTTATTGTGGTGGTGTCGCCGAGCCTTATAGCTTGGACACTAAGAGAAAGCTGGGTTGGAGCAGTCATATGTCTAGTAATAGCATGTTACCTTTTCCATGAACACATTAAAGCTTCAGGTGGATTCAAAAACTCTTTTACTCAAAAGAATGGAATCTCCAATACCATTGGGATCGTTGCCCTCCTCGTTTACCCGGTTTGGACCATCTTCTTTCACATCTTTTAA